A part of Halobaculum sp. MBLA0143 genomic DNA contains:
- a CDS encoding amphi-Trp domain-containing protein, which produces MSEEVVFEVENERRRADVATILRTIADNLENGTPITLQAGEDAVTLEPPVRPRFGVAVERDGPQDGSKELNVGLELGWSEEGSNEELEVE; this is translated from the coding sequence ATGTCAGAAGAAGTCGTGTTCGAGGTCGAGAACGAGCGACGACGTGCAGACGTGGCGACCATCCTCCGGACCATCGCCGACAACCTGGAGAACGGGACGCCGATCACGCTACAGGCCGGCGAGGACGCCGTCACGCTGGAGCCGCCCGTCCGCCCGCGGTTCGGCGTGGCGGTGGAACGCGACGGCCCACAGGACGGATCGAAGGAACTGAACGTCGGGCTCGAACTCGGCTGGTCGGAGGAGGGGTCCAACGAGGAGCTGGAAGTCGAGTAG
- a CDS encoding deoxyribonuclease IV has protein sequence MTVNIGAHTSIAGGADNAVDEQAEIGGNCGQIFSHSPQVWQDPNIEDDEAERFRAASTDHDIGPWVIHSSYLVNLCTPKDDLRAKSIDSMQKEVDAAAKLGVDYVNVHLGAHTGAGVEQGLDNAASALDELDVPDEVTVLVESDAGSGTKLGGEFDHLAAVHDRTDLEIGFCLDTAHVFAAGYDLSTPAAVDETVAAFDETVGLEHLHCLHLNDSKHECGTNKDEHAHLGDGHIGDAGVDRIVNHPDLRELPFVLETPTEDGRSFAWNVERVRELRA, from the coding sequence GTGACAGTCAACATCGGCGCACACACCTCCATCGCCGGCGGCGCGGACAACGCCGTCGACGAGCAGGCGGAGATCGGCGGCAACTGCGGACAGATCTTCAGCCACAGCCCGCAGGTGTGGCAGGACCCGAACATCGAGGACGACGAGGCAGAGCGGTTCCGGGCCGCCTCCACGGACCACGACATCGGGCCGTGGGTGATCCACTCCTCGTACCTCGTCAACCTCTGTACGCCGAAAGACGATCTCCGGGCCAAGAGCATCGACTCCATGCAGAAGGAGGTCGACGCCGCAGCCAAGCTGGGAGTCGACTACGTCAACGTCCACCTCGGCGCCCACACCGGTGCCGGCGTCGAGCAGGGGCTGGACAACGCCGCGAGCGCGCTGGACGAACTGGACGTGCCCGACGAGGTGACGGTGCTCGTCGAGTCCGACGCCGGCTCCGGCACGAAGCTGGGCGGCGAGTTCGACCACCTCGCGGCCGTCCACGACCGGACGGACCTGGAGATCGGCTTCTGTCTCGACACCGCTCACGTATTCGCGGCCGGCTACGACCTGTCGACGCCGGCCGCCGTCGACGAGACGGTCGCCGCCTTCGACGAGACCGTCGGGCTCGAACACCTCCACTGTCTCCACCTCAACGACTCCAAACACGAGTGCGGGACGAACAAGGACGAACACGCCCACCTCGGCGACGGTCACATCGGCGACGCCGGCGTCGATCGGATCGTCAACCACCCAGACCTCCGAGAACTGCCGTTCGTGTTGGAGACCCCCACCGAGGACGGGCGTAGCTTCGCGTGGAACGTAGAGCGCGTCCGGGAGCTGCGGGCGTAG
- a CDS encoding CPBP family intramembrane glutamic endopeptidase, producing the protein MSLATTVYAALALLGTVAVVFVVQTADEGEITASDLGPPRAVARGFLETSLPPLSVLAAVTAVGVVVGDLDLGTLGLGPAARTPAAVAAGLGLGAGMSVLAIVQVWLLGRLGVSVEDTAASVYPDSYAGLGWYTVGYAGQSTMEEALFRAGLVGAVPAVIPVSPPLAVVLGAVAFGLAHADRAPGGVVVTATTGLVYGVGFLLFGLPAVAVGHTFQNLVDATNKRFRADSDRFTTPGEE; encoded by the coding sequence GTGTCACTCGCCACCACGGTGTACGCGGCACTGGCGCTGCTCGGGACCGTCGCGGTCGTGTTCGTCGTCCAGACCGCAGACGAGGGAGAGATAACCGCCAGCGACCTCGGTCCGCCGCGGGCGGTCGCTCGTGGGTTCCTCGAGACCTCGCTCCCGCCGCTCTCGGTGCTCGCCGCCGTCACGGCCGTCGGGGTCGTCGTCGGCGACCTGGACCTGGGGACGCTCGGACTCGGGCCGGCGGCGCGCACCCCCGCCGCGGTCGCCGCCGGGCTCGGGCTCGGCGCCGGGATGTCGGTGCTGGCGATCGTCCAGGTCTGGCTGCTCGGCCGGCTAGGTGTCTCGGTCGAAGACACCGCCGCGAGCGTGTACCCCGACAGCTACGCCGGGCTGGGGTGGTACACCGTCGGCTACGCCGGCCAGTCGACGATGGAGGAGGCGCTCTTCCGCGCCGGGCTCGTCGGCGCCGTCCCGGCCGTGATCCCCGTTTCGCCGCCGCTCGCGGTCGTACTCGGGGCCGTCGCCTTCGGGCTGGCACACGCCGACCGCGCCCCGGGCGGGGTCGTGGTCACGGCGACGACCGGACTCGTCTACGGCGTCGGCTTCCTCCTCTTCGGGCTCCCGGCGGTCGCCGTCGGCCACACTTTCCAGAACCTCGTCGACGCCACGAACAAGCGATTCCGCGCCGACAGCGACCGCTTCACGACGCCGGGCGAGGAGTGA